From Amycolatopsis sp. YIM 10, the proteins below share one genomic window:
- a CDS encoding APC family permease, which yields MSKFATAAKRLVLGRPFRSDRLAHTLLPKRIALPVFASDALSSVAYAPEEIFLTLSVAGLASFTMSPWIGLVVVVVMLAVVASYRQNVHAYPSGGGDYEVATVNIGPKAGLTVASALLVDYVLTVAVSISAAAANIGALVPFVAEHKVLFCIGAILLLSAMNLRGIRESGSTFAVPTYAFMLGIFVMITYGLYRTLVAGEELRADSAGLQLAQDNEHLTGLAMVFLVLRAFTQGCAALTGVEAISNGVPAFRKPKSRNAATTLLLLGTIAVTMFMGIIVLARETGVVLAENPAEQLIGAPPGYVQDTLVVQLAETVFAGFPPGFFFVTVVTALILVLAANTAFNGFPVLGSILAQDRFLPRQLHTRGDRLAFSNGILFLAGFAIVLVVAFDAEVTRLIPLYTVGVFVSFTLSQIGMLRHWNRLLGSTKNPPAPAERRRMRQSQGINTFGLVMTGSVLIIVLITKFLAGAWIAIVAMVAIFLLMSAIRRHYDRVAEELRREDEKPVVLPSRNHAVVLVSQLHRPTLRALAYAKATRPDVLEAVTVNVDDTDTRKLVSEWSKKDFKVPLKVVESPYREITKPVLDYVKRIRGDNPRHVVTVFIPEYVVGHWWEQVLHNQSALRLKGRLLFQPGIMVTSVPWQLKSSAKAVDRVDRERPAAGDVRRGLMGTHSSTTSSSSSSSSSENGK from the coding sequence GTGTCCAAGTTCGCCACCGCGGCCAAACGTCTGGTCCTTGGCCGGCCGTTCCGCAGCGACCGCCTGGCCCACACGCTGCTGCCCAAGCGCATCGCCCTGCCGGTCTTCGCCTCCGACGCGCTCTCCAGTGTCGCCTACGCGCCGGAAGAAATCTTCCTGACGCTCAGCGTCGCCGGCCTGGCCTCGTTCACCATGTCGCCGTGGATCGGGCTGGTCGTGGTGGTGGTCATGCTCGCCGTGGTCGCCAGCTACCGGCAGAACGTGCACGCCTATCCCAGCGGCGGCGGCGACTACGAGGTCGCCACGGTGAACATCGGCCCGAAGGCCGGGCTGACCGTGGCCAGCGCGCTGCTGGTCGACTACGTGCTCACGGTGGCGGTGTCCATCTCGGCGGCCGCGGCCAACATCGGCGCGCTGGTGCCGTTCGTGGCCGAGCACAAGGTGCTCTTCTGCATCGGCGCGATCCTGCTGCTCTCGGCGATGAACCTGCGCGGCATCCGCGAGTCGGGCAGCACCTTCGCGGTGCCCACCTACGCGTTCATGCTGGGCATCTTCGTGATGATCACCTACGGGCTCTACCGCACGCTGGTCGCCGGTGAGGAACTGCGGGCGGACAGCGCCGGGCTCCAGCTCGCGCAGGACAACGAGCACCTGACCGGGCTGGCGATGGTCTTCCTGGTGCTGCGCGCGTTCACCCAGGGCTGCGCCGCGCTGACCGGCGTCGAGGCGATCAGCAACGGCGTGCCCGCCTTCCGCAAGCCCAAGTCCCGCAACGCGGCCACCACGCTGCTGCTGCTCGGCACGATCGCGGTGACCATGTTCATGGGCATCATCGTGCTGGCCCGCGAGACCGGGGTGGTGCTCGCGGAGAACCCGGCCGAGCAGCTGATCGGCGCCCCGCCCGGTTACGTACAGGACACGCTGGTGGTGCAGCTGGCCGAGACGGTGTTCGCCGGCTTCCCGCCTGGTTTCTTCTTCGTGACCGTGGTCACCGCGCTGATCCTGGTGCTGGCCGCGAACACCGCGTTCAACGGCTTCCCGGTGCTCGGCTCGATCCTGGCCCAGGACCGGTTCCTGCCGCGTCAGCTGCACACCCGCGGCGACCGGCTGGCCTTCTCCAACGGCATCCTGTTCCTGGCCGGGTTCGCCATCGTGCTGGTGGTCGCGTTCGACGCCGAGGTCACCCGGCTGATCCCGCTCTACACCGTGGGCGTGTTCGTTTCGTTCACGCTGAGCCAGATCGGCATGCTGCGGCACTGGAACCGGTTGCTCGGCAGTACCAAGAACCCTCCCGCGCCGGCTGAGCGGCGCCGGATGCGGCAGTCGCAGGGCATCAACACCTTCGGCCTGGTGATGACCGGTTCGGTGCTGATCATCGTGCTGATCACCAAGTTCCTCGCCGGGGCGTGGATCGCGATCGTCGCGATGGTGGCCATCTTCCTGCTGATGAGCGCGATCCGGCGGCACTACGACCGGGTGGCCGAGGAACTGCGCCGCGAGGACGAGAAGCCGGTCGTGCTGCCCTCCCGCAACCACGCCGTGGTGCTGGTGTCGCAGTTGCACCGGCCGACGCTGCGCGCGCTGGCGTACGCGAAGGCGACCCGGCCGGACGTGCTGGAGGCGGTCACCGTCAACGTGGACGACACCGACACCCGCAAACTGGTCTCCGAGTGGAGCAAAAAGGACTTCAAGGTGCCGCTGAAGGTGGTCGAGTCGCCGTACCGCGAGATCACCAAGCCGGTGCTCGACTACGTCAAGCGCATCCGGGGCGACAACCCGCGCCACGTGGTCACCGTGTTCATCCCGGAGTACGTGGTCGGCCACTGGTGGGAGCAGGTGCTGCACAACCAGAGCGCGCTGCGGCTCAAGGGCAGGCTGCTGTTCCAGCCGGGCATCATGGTGACCAGCGTGCCGTGGCAGCTGAAGTCCTCGGCCAAGGCGGTGGACCGCGTCGACCGGGAGCGCCCGGCGGCCGGTGACGTGCGCCGCGGCCTGATGGGCACGCACTCTTCTACGACGTCTTCCTCGTCTTCCTCGTCTTCATCGGAGAACGGTAAATGA
- a CDS encoding glycosyltransferase family 2 protein gives MPIPAARGSLPALAPAEHWHHQTSRALSGPAAHRRPPVVAVVRFVEAPRIESRFGHKGVDRVLEEVAWMLRPELSEQEHLAPDGHGGLVLTLRGAAAWQVRARLEGISTRLARLPVRLGDDHLAVTPVIGWADAADRPACTDPDQLALRATEAVELATSQVDLVPRRWTPAPPARHHKRASGGPLRTVLQALATVLIGVVAPFAGLILAYRAGFDLGTPAYLVVTISLVLTSVVIWVENLHALDPDQPPDSPATPPPAASAIIPAYLPNEAATIVDTLHAFLRQDYDGPLQIILAYNSPHALPVEEDLRALAAEDPRLVVMRVPYSTSKAQNVNAALEVVTGEFVGVFDADHHPAPNAFDRAWRWISHGADVVQGHCVIRNGSASWVSRTVAVEFESIYAVSHPGRTKLHGFGIFGGSNGFWRTQVLHETRMHGQMLTEDIDSSMRVLLSGRTVRNDPALVSRELAPATLSALWKQRIRWAQGWFQVSRRHLRSALKSDELTARNKLGITFLLGWREVFPWLALQMIPVIAYIAWREGGITEMDWFVPTFVLCTLYTFSAGPSQVLFAWRLSAPEVRRHPRWFWAYLVVSLFFYTEFKNHVARVAQLKELSGERKWAITPRQVPVRGENA, from the coding sequence GTGCCGATTCCCGCTGCTCGCGGATCGCTGCCGGCGCTGGCGCCGGCCGAACACTGGCACCACCAGACCTCGCGTGCGCTCAGCGGCCCCGCCGCACATCGGCGTCCGCCGGTGGTCGCGGTGGTCCGGTTCGTCGAGGCGCCGCGCATCGAATCCCGCTTCGGGCACAAGGGCGTGGACCGCGTGCTCGAAGAAGTCGCCTGGATGCTGCGGCCGGAGCTGTCCGAGCAGGAGCACCTGGCCCCGGACGGGCACGGCGGGCTGGTGCTGACCCTGCGGGGCGCGGCCGCCTGGCAGGTCCGCGCCCGGCTGGAGGGCATCTCCACCCGGCTGGCCCGGCTGCCCGTCCGCCTCGGCGACGACCATCTCGCGGTCACCCCGGTGATCGGCTGGGCCGACGCCGCCGACCGGCCCGCCTGCACCGATCCCGACCAGCTCGCGCTCCGCGCCACCGAGGCGGTGGAGCTGGCGACCAGCCAGGTCGACCTGGTCCCGCGCCGGTGGACCCCGGCCCCACCGGCCCGCCACCACAAGCGCGCCTCCGGCGGCCCGCTGCGCACCGTGCTGCAGGCGCTGGCCACCGTGCTGATCGGCGTGGTGGCGCCGTTCGCCGGGCTGATCCTGGCCTACCGCGCCGGATTCGACCTCGGCACGCCCGCCTACCTGGTGGTGACCATCTCGCTGGTGCTGACCTCGGTGGTGATCTGGGTGGAGAACCTGCACGCGCTCGATCCGGACCAGCCACCGGACTCCCCCGCCACCCCGCCGCCCGCCGCGTCCGCGATCATCCCGGCCTACCTGCCGAACGAGGCCGCGACCATCGTGGACACCCTGCACGCGTTCCTGCGCCAGGACTACGACGGCCCGCTGCAGATCATCCTGGCCTACAACAGCCCGCACGCGCTGCCGGTCGAGGAGGACCTGCGGGCGCTGGCCGCCGAGGACCCGCGGCTGGTGGTGATGCGGGTGCCGTACTCGACCTCCAAGGCGCAGAACGTCAACGCCGCGCTGGAGGTGGTCACCGGGGAGTTCGTCGGCGTGTTCGACGCCGACCACCACCCGGCGCCCAACGCCTTCGACCGGGCCTGGCGGTGGATCTCGCACGGCGCCGACGTGGTGCAGGGCCACTGCGTGATCCGCAACGGCTCGGCGTCGTGGGTCTCGCGCACGGTCGCGGTGGAGTTCGAGTCGATCTACGCGGTCAGCCACCCCGGCCGCACCAAGCTCCACGGGTTCGGCATCTTCGGCGGTTCCAACGGGTTCTGGCGCACGCAGGTGCTGCACGAAACCCGGATGCACGGCCAGATGCTGACCGAGGACATCGACTCCTCGATGCGCGTGCTGCTCTCGGGCCGGACCGTGCGCAACGACCCGGCGCTGGTCAGCCGGGAACTGGCGCCCGCCACCCTGTCGGCGTTGTGGAAGCAGCGGATTCGCTGGGCGCAGGGCTGGTTCCAGGTTTCGCGGCGGCACCTGCGCTCCGCGCTGAAGTCCGACGAGCTGACCGCGCGCAACAAGCTCGGCATCACCTTCCTGCTCGGCTGGCGCGAGGTGTTCCCCTGGCTGGCGCTGCAGATGATCCCGGTGATCGCCTACATCGCCTGGCGCGAAGGCGGAATCACCGAGATGGACTGGTTCGTGCCCACGTTCGTGCTGTGCACGCTCTACACCTTCTCCGCCGGGCCGAGCCAGGTGCTGTTCGCCTGGCGGCTGTCCGCGCCAGAGGTACGCAGGCATCCGCGGTGGTTTTGGGCCTACCTGGTGGTTTCGCTGTTCTTCTACACCGAATTCAAGAACCACGTGGCCCGCGTGGCGCAGCTGAAGGAACTCAGCGGCGAGCGCAAGTGGGCGATCACGCCGCGGCAGGTGCCGGTGCGGGGTGAGAACGCGTGA
- a CDS encoding class I SAM-dependent RNA methyltransferase: MSESWRGRRIELEIGAVAHGGHCVARTEGRVVFVRHALPGERVVAEITEDKGGSFCRADAVEVLTAAPERVEPPCPLAGPGRCGGCDWQHASPAAQRELKAAVIAEQLQRLAGLERSVEVEELPGGPLGWRTRVRLVAGRDGRAGLRAHRSHRVIPLGDNGCPITVPGALAGVLSQTWRPGTEIEVAADGDGQVHVDSSGAAVQHAAGRDWRLDAHGFWQVHPAAADTFAAVVGEWARAPRTGRVWDLYAGVGLFASVLAEQVGPRGNVLAVESGGRAVVDGTANLVDLPQVHWRSGLVERVLETLDPDDERPDVVVLDPPRKGAGKAVVDAIAEGSPERVVYVACDPAALARDVATFAEHGYELAELRAFDAFPMTHHVECIALLR; the protein is encoded by the coding sequence ATGAGCGAAAGCTGGCGCGGCCGCCGGATCGAACTGGAGATCGGCGCGGTGGCGCACGGCGGGCACTGCGTCGCGCGGACCGAGGGGCGCGTGGTTTTTGTCCGCCACGCCCTGCCGGGGGAGCGCGTGGTCGCCGAGATCACCGAGGACAAGGGCGGCTCGTTCTGCCGGGCGGACGCGGTCGAGGTGCTCACCGCGGCCCCGGAGCGCGTCGAACCGCCGTGCCCGCTGGCCGGTCCCGGCCGGTGTGGTGGCTGCGACTGGCAGCACGCTTCCCCTGCCGCGCAACGGGAACTGAAGGCCGCGGTGATCGCGGAGCAGTTGCAACGGCTGGCCGGGCTGGAACGTTCCGTCGAGGTCGAGGAACTACCCGGCGGGCCACTCGGGTGGCGGACCAGGGTACGGCTGGTGGCCGGTCGTGACGGTCGCGCGGGATTGCGCGCGCACCGCAGCCACCGGGTGATCCCGTTGGGGGACAACGGTTGCCCGATCACCGTGCCCGGCGCGCTGGCCGGGGTGCTTTCGCAGACCTGGCGCCCTGGTACCGAAATCGAGGTCGCCGCGGACGGCGACGGACAGGTTCATGTGGACAGTTCCGGGGCCGCGGTGCAGCACGCCGCTGGCCGGGACTGGCGCCTGGACGCACACGGTTTCTGGCAGGTGCACCCGGCCGCCGCGGACACTTTCGCCGCCGTGGTCGGGGAATGGGCGCGGGCGCCGCGCACCGGCCGGGTGTGGGACCTGTACGCGGGCGTGGGCTTGTTCGCCTCGGTGCTGGCCGAGCAGGTGGGGCCGCGGGGGAACGTGCTGGCGGTGGAATCCGGCGGGCGCGCGGTGGTCGACGGCACGGCGAACCTGGTGGACCTGCCGCAGGTGCACTGGCGGTCCGGGCTGGTGGAGCGGGTGCTGGAGACGCTCGACCCGGACGACGAACGGCCGGATGTGGTCGTGCTGGACCCGCCGCGCAAGGGGGCGGGCAAGGCCGTGGTCGACGCGATCGCCGAAGGGTCGCCGGAGCGGGTGGTCTACGTGGCCTGCGACCCGGCGGCGCTGGCGCGGGATGTGGCGACATTCGCGGAGCACGGGTACGAACTGGCGGAGTTGCGTGCTTTTGACGCGTTTCCGATGACGCATCATGTGGAGTGCATCGCGCTGCTCCGCTGA
- a CDS encoding acyltransferase, with protein sequence MTAVFSRGSGGRPPRSKQRYQLDVYRALAAMAVAVFHAYQSNRTAHWPLEGTVWHEILLATDLFVAMFFVLSGFLLGIPVARAALGQSEPRPARVFLVKRVARLVPLYFLVVLLVWTMTNPEFPGNWRDLLLHLTFTHVYSDDYIFWTNGPAWSLADEMHFYLLLAVLGPLAYRLCARFGGTRAKLAVLLTGVGTLIALSLGYKILAKYGWEVPQDRWSVWFGPLAKLDLFAIGLLMAVASASGFRLAARRQRAGFALTGAALVYLAHTGGLSEAFVHTVVGLGCALVITSTTLTTAAPPRFLSWRPLVTVGVASYSVYLWHEPVLRVLGSSGLLPARGTPLAFVVTAIFLLLVVIPLAMFSYQAIEKVGMKLAATIDGGGRARNYYPELDRLSNWEPAPR encoded by the coding sequence GTGACCGCCGTCTTTTCCCGGGGGTCCGGGGGTCGTCCCCCGCGCTCGAAACAGCGGTATCAGCTCGACGTCTACCGGGCGCTGGCGGCGATGGCGGTCGCGGTGTTCCACGCCTACCAGTCCAACCGCACCGCGCACTGGCCACTGGAAGGCACGGTGTGGCACGAAATCCTGCTCGCCACCGACCTGTTCGTGGCGATGTTCTTCGTGTTGTCCGGTTTCCTGCTCGGCATCCCGGTCGCCCGGGCCGCGCTCGGGCAGAGCGAACCCAGGCCCGCCAGGGTGTTCCTGGTGAAACGGGTGGCGCGCCTGGTCCCGCTGTACTTCCTGGTGGTGCTGCTGGTCTGGACGATGACCAATCCCGAGTTCCCCGGCAACTGGCGCGACCTGTTGCTGCACCTCACTTTCACGCACGTGTACAGCGACGACTACATCTTCTGGACCAACGGCCCGGCCTGGTCGCTCGCCGACGAGATGCACTTCTACCTGCTGCTGGCCGTGCTCGGCCCGCTCGCCTACCGGCTGTGCGCGCGATTCGGCGGCACACGGGCGAAACTGGCCGTGCTGCTCACCGGTGTCGGCACGCTGATCGCGCTCAGCCTCGGTTACAAGATCCTGGCGAAGTACGGGTGGGAGGTGCCGCAGGACCGGTGGTCGGTCTGGTTCGGCCCACTGGCCAAACTGGACCTGTTCGCGATCGGCCTGCTGATGGCGGTCGCGTCCGCCTCCGGGTTCCGGCTCGCCGCCCGCCGGCAGCGCGCCGGTTTCGCGCTGACCGGCGCGGCGCTGGTCTACCTCGCGCACACCGGCGGGCTGTCCGAAGCCTTCGTGCACACCGTGGTCGGCCTCGGCTGCGCGCTGGTGATCACCAGCACCACGCTGACCACCGCCGCCCCGCCGCGGTTCCTGAGCTGGCGCCCGCTGGTCACCGTCGGCGTCGCCAGTTACAGCGTGTACCTGTGGCACGAACCGGTGTTGCGGGTGCTCGGATCCAGCGGGCTGCTGCCCGCGCGCGGCACGCCACTGGCCTTCGTGGTCACCGCGATCTTCCTGCTGCTGGTGGTGATCCCGCTGGCGATGTTCAGCTACCAGGCGATCGAGAAGGTCGGCATGAAGCTGGCCGCCACCATCGACGGAGGTGGCCGGGCGCGGAACTACTACCCCGAGCTCGACCGACTGTCCAACTGGGAGCCCGCGCCGCGTTAG
- a CDS encoding APC family permease, producing the protein MSQTDDGLAGFGYKQELERTLGNFHTFAAGISYISILTGTFQLFYFGFSFGGPAYWWSWPMVFAGQLMVALSFAELAAHYPVAGSIYNWSKRLGSPHVAWLAGWMMLTASIVSIASVALAYQITLPQILDFFQFVENPAVNAVILGTAFIVFTTLVNAWGVQLMARINSAGVFIELIAAVLLIVLLAANITRGPEVVTETQNIGTGQSGGYLGAFLVASLASTYVMYGFDTASSLGEETHDPRRNAPKAILRALIFSFLLGGLILLFALMAVGDIDNPEIATGGLQFIVLDVLGSTVGKILLITVVIAITVCILAVQSAAIRMMFAMARDNALPAGAKLARISPKTKTPVVPAVVAGVIAVIILVVNINQPQIFTVITSIGIIMIYFAYLLVTVPMLVKRFRGQWPPPEVPGKKYFSLGKFGLPVNILGVLWGAGMIVNLAWPRREVYNATEPYHWYLQWGAVLFVGAVAGLGFAYYWFRLRHRTGILDDHRAEDPEKQEETA; encoded by the coding sequence ATGAGTCAGACCGACGACGGCCTGGCAGGTTTCGGTTACAAGCAGGAGCTGGAGAGAACACTCGGGAACTTCCACACCTTCGCGGCCGGCATCTCCTACATCTCCATCCTCACCGGCACGTTCCAGCTGTTCTACTTCGGCTTCAGCTTCGGCGGGCCCGCCTACTGGTGGTCGTGGCCGATGGTGTTCGCCGGGCAGCTGATGGTGGCGCTGTCCTTCGCCGAGCTGGCCGCGCACTACCCGGTGGCCGGCTCGATCTACAACTGGTCGAAGCGCCTCGGCAGTCCGCACGTGGCGTGGCTGGCCGGGTGGATGATGCTCACCGCGTCGATCGTCTCGATCGCTTCGGTGGCGCTGGCGTACCAGATCACCCTGCCGCAGATCCTCGACTTCTTCCAGTTCGTGGAGAACCCCGCGGTCAACGCGGTCATCCTCGGCACCGCGTTCATCGTGTTCACCACCCTGGTCAACGCCTGGGGCGTGCAGCTGATGGCGCGGATCAACAGCGCCGGGGTGTTCATCGAGCTGATCGCCGCGGTGCTGCTGATCGTGCTGCTGGCGGCGAACATCACCCGCGGGCCGGAGGTGGTGACCGAAACCCAGAACATCGGCACCGGGCAGAGCGGCGGGTACCTCGGCGCGTTCCTGGTCGCCTCGCTCGCCTCGACCTACGTGATGTACGGCTTCGACACGGCCAGCTCGCTCGGTGAGGAGACGCACGACCCGCGCCGCAACGCGCCGAAGGCCATCCTGCGCGCGCTGATCTTCTCCTTCCTGCTCGGCGGGCTGATCCTGCTGTTCGCGCTGATGGCGGTCGGCGACATCGACAACCCGGAGATCGCCACCGGTGGCCTGCAGTTCATCGTGCTCGACGTGCTGGGCAGCACGGTCGGCAAGATCCTGCTGATCACCGTGGTCATCGCGATCACCGTGTGCATCCTGGCGGTGCAGTCGGCGGCGATCCGGATGATGTTCGCGATGGCGCGCGACAACGCGCTTCCCGCCGGGGCGAAGCTGGCGCGGATCTCGCCGAAGACGAAGACCCCGGTGGTCCCGGCGGTGGTGGCCGGGGTGATCGCGGTGATCATCCTGGTGGTCAACATCAACCAGCCGCAGATCTTCACGGTGATCACCAGCATCGGCATCATCATGATCTACTTCGCCTACCTGCTGGTCACCGTGCCGATGCTGGTGAAGCGGTTCCGCGGGCAGTGGCCGCCGCCGGAGGTGCCGGGCAAGAAGTACTTCTCGCTGGGCAAGTTCGGCCTGCCGGTGAACATCCTCGGCGTGCTGTGGGGCGCCGGCATGATCGTGAACCTGGCCTGGCCGCGGCGTGAGGTCTACAACGCCACCGAGCCCTACCACTGGTACCTGCAGTGGGGCGCGGTGCTTTTTGTCGGCGCGGTGGCCGGGCTCGGCTTCGCCTACTACTGGTTCCGGTTGCGGCACCGCACCGGCATTCTCGACGACCACCGGGCAGAGGACCCGGAGAAGCAGGAGGAGACGGCGTGA
- a CDS encoding GMC family oxidoreductase: MSEEFDYVIVGGGTAGSVLAARLSEDSSVTVCLLEAGPSDVDDDAILRLDRWMSLLESAYDWDYLVEPQESGNSFLRHARAKVLGGCSSHNSCIAFWAPAEDLDEWASLGLPGWSAADIFPLYKELETNDGPGEHHGRSGPVTLRSVPPNDPVGVALLEACEQAGIPRTEFNSGKTVTHGANWFQINAREDGTRSSASVSYLHPIIGKRPNLEVKTGLRAKKLVFDGKRCVGVEYQAPDLLHSKEIRARREVIVSAGAIDSPKLLMLSGIGPAEHLREVGVEVLVDSPGVGENLQDHPEGLVQWDAKQPMVTESTQWWEIGIFTTTEPGLDRPDLMFHYGSVPFDLNTLRHGYPTTENGFCLTPNVTRSRSTGTVRLRTRDFRDRPKVDPRYFTDPHDMRVMTYGVRLARKIVAQPAMAAYAGDELAPGAEAQSDDEIADYLRKTHNTVYHPSCTVKMGSADDPLAPLDERLRVRGVDGLRVCDGSAMPFLVAVNPCITTMAIGERCADMIAEDAKA, encoded by the coding sequence GTGAGCGAGGAGTTCGACTACGTCATCGTGGGCGGGGGGACCGCCGGTTCGGTGCTGGCGGCGCGCTTGTCGGAGGACTCGTCGGTCACCGTCTGCCTGCTCGAAGCCGGTCCGTCCGATGTGGACGACGACGCGATCCTGCGGCTGGACCGGTGGATGAGCCTGCTGGAGTCCGCCTACGACTGGGACTACCTGGTCGAGCCGCAGGAGTCGGGCAACTCCTTCCTGCGCCACGCCAGGGCCAAGGTGCTCGGCGGCTGCTCTTCGCACAACTCGTGCATCGCCTTCTGGGCCCCGGCCGAGGACCTCGACGAATGGGCCTCGCTCGGCCTGCCCGGCTGGTCGGCGGCGGACATCTTCCCGCTGTACAAGGAACTGGAGACCAACGACGGGCCGGGCGAGCACCACGGCCGGTCCGGTCCGGTGACGCTGCGCTCGGTACCGCCGAACGACCCGGTCGGGGTGGCGCTACTGGAGGCCTGTGAGCAGGCCGGTATCCCGCGCACCGAGTTCAACTCCGGCAAGACCGTGACACACGGCGCGAACTGGTTCCAGATCAACGCCCGCGAGGACGGCACGCGGTCCTCGGCGTCGGTTTCGTACCTGCACCCGATCATCGGGAAGCGGCCGAACCTGGAGGTCAAGACCGGGCTGCGGGCGAAGAAGCTGGTCTTCGACGGCAAGCGTTGTGTCGGCGTCGAGTACCAGGCACCGGATCTGTTGCACAGCAAGGAAATCCGCGCGCGTCGCGAGGTGATCGTGAGCGCGGGTGCGATCGACTCGCCCAAGCTGCTGATGCTCTCGGGCATCGGCCCGGCCGAGCACCTGCGTGAGGTCGGCGTCGAGGTGCTGGTGGACTCGCCGGGCGTCGGCGAGAACCTGCAGGACCACCCCGAGGGCCTGGTCCAGTGGGACGCCAAGCAGCCGATGGTGACCGAATCCACGCAGTGGTGGGAAATCGGCATCTTCACCACCACCGAGCCGGGCCTGGACCGGCCGGACCTGATGTTCCACTACGGTTCGGTGCCGTTCGACCTGAACACCCTGCGGCACGGCTACCCGACCACGGAGAACGGCTTCTGCCTGACCCCGAACGTCACCCGCAGCCGATCGACCGGCACGGTTCGCCTGCGCACCAGGGACTTCCGCGACCGGCCGAAGGTCGATCCGCGGTACTTCACCGATCCGCACGACATGCGCGTGATGACCTACGGCGTGCGGCTGGCACGGAAGATCGTGGCGCAGCCCGCGATGGCGGCGTACGCGGGCGACGAACTCGCCCCCGGCGCCGAAGCCCAGAGCGACGACGAGATCGCCGATTACCTGCGCAAGACGCACAACACCGTGTACCACCCTTCGTGCACGGTGAAGATGGGCAGCGCGGACGACCCACTGGCTCCGCTGGATGAACGCCTGCGGGTCCGAGGCGTCGACGGCCTCCGCGTCTGCGACGGCTCGGCCATGCCGTTCCTGGTCGCGGTGAACCCGTGCATCACCACCATGGCCATCGGCGAACGCTGCGCCGACATGATCGCCGAAGACGCAAAGGCCTGA
- a CDS encoding aldehyde dehydrogenase family protein has product MADFFIGGQWVASQAGNTREIRCPANGSLVAEVAEGTREDTEAAIAAARDAFDNGPWPSTPSWERGDVLLRVAQLLERDKASFARAESLDTGKRLVESEYDMDDIAACFRYFGKLAGQDAGRVVDTGNTGAISRITYEPVGVCGLITPWNYPLLQTAWKVAPALAAGNTFVLKPSELTPHTSIMLMRLLMEAGVPDGVANLVLGAGPEAGAPLSEHPDVDLVSFTGGLATGRIVAAAAAATVKKVALELGGKNPNVVFADADFDTAVDFALTAVFLHSGQVCSAGARLIVQEELHDRLVDEIVRRAELIRIGGPFDPDAETGPLISAAHLAKVEDYVARAIAEGAVLRTGGKRPEGEKYTGGHYYLPTVLDGVTQGSYAVREESFGPVLTVETFTDEDDAVRIANDTHYGLAGGVFTSDVSKAQRVANRLRHGTVWINDYHPYLPQAEWGGFKQSGFGRELGPTGLAEYQEAKHIYQNTRPGPQHWFSGEQR; this is encoded by the coding sequence ATGGCGGACTTCTTCATCGGTGGGCAGTGGGTGGCCTCGCAGGCGGGGAACACCAGGGAAATCCGGTGCCCGGCCAACGGCTCGCTGGTCGCCGAGGTCGCCGAAGGCACGCGCGAGGACACCGAGGCGGCCATCGCCGCCGCGCGCGACGCCTTCGACAACGGGCCGTGGCCGTCCACGCCGAGCTGGGAACGCGGTGACGTCCTGCTCCGGGTGGCACAGCTGCTGGAGCGCGACAAGGCGAGCTTCGCCAGGGCGGAATCGCTCGACACCGGCAAGCGGCTGGTCGAGAGCGAGTACGACATGGACGACATCGCCGCCTGCTTCCGCTACTTCGGCAAGCTCGCCGGGCAGGACGCCGGCCGGGTGGTCGACACCGGCAACACCGGCGCGATCAGCCGGATCACCTACGAACCGGTCGGGGTGTGCGGGCTGATCACGCCGTGGAACTACCCGCTGCTGCAGACCGCGTGGAAGGTGGCCCCGGCGCTGGCCGCGGGCAACACCTTCGTGCTCAAGCCGAGCGAGCTGACCCCGCACACCTCGATCATGCTGATGCGCCTGCTGATGGAGGCCGGCGTGCCGGACGGGGTGGCCAACCTGGTGCTGGGCGCCGGTCCCGAGGCGGGCGCGCCGCTGTCCGAGCACCCGGACGTGGACCTGGTCTCGTTCACCGGCGGGCTGGCCACCGGCCGGATCGTCGCGGCGGCCGCCGCGGCCACGGTCAAGAAGGTCGCGCTGGAACTGGGTGGCAAGAACCCGAACGTGGTCTTCGCCGACGCCGACTTCGACACCGCGGTGGACTTCGCGCTGACCGCGGTTTTCCTGCACTCCGGCCAGGTCTGCTCGGCCGGTGCCCGGCTGATCGTGCAGGAGGAGCTGCACGACCGGCTGGTCGACGAGATCGTGCGCCGCGCCGAGCTGATCCGGATCGGCGGGCCGTTCGACCCCGACGCCGAGACCGGGCCGCTGATCTCCGCGGCGCACCTGGCCAAGGTGGAGGACTACGTGGCCAGGGCGATCGCCGAGGGCGCCGTGCTGCGCACCGGCGGGAAGCGGCCGGAGGGCGAGAAGTACACCGGCGGCCACTACTACCTGCCGACCGTGCTGGACGGCGTCACGCAGGGCAGCTACGCGGTCCGCGAGGAGTCGTTCGGCCCGGTGCTGACCGTGGAGACCTTCACCGACGAGGACGACGCGGTGCGCATCGCCAACGACACGCACTACGGCCTCGCGGGCGGTGTGTTCACTTCCGACGTGTCCAAGGCGCAGCGGGTGGCGAACCGCCTGCGGCACGGCACCGTCTGGATCAACGACTACCACCCCTACCTGCCGCAGGCCGAGTGGGGCGGGTTCAAGCAGTCCGGTTTCGGCCGCGAACTGGGGCCGACCGGGCTCGCCGAGTACCAGGAAGCCAAGCACATCTACCAGAACACCCGCCCCGGCCCGCAGCACTGGTTCTCCGGGGAGCAGCGCTAA